One uncultured Hyphomonas sp. genomic region harbors:
- the pyk gene encoding pyruvate kinase translates to MTEKPLLGENAKIVATLGPGSRSPKEVVALAYAGVDVFRLNFSHGEHAAHLEALQAVRAAEAKTGRPLAVLADLQGPKVRVGKFPDGSLRLGFRKDYDIVAAEESADENTIPVPHAEIVGILEEGDTILVDDGKLILTVTEAGKTPKVRAEVPGKLSDKKGFTVRGKPLPVRALTDKDRADLDFALEIGVDIVALSFVQSVSDVEEVKAIIAGRAPLVSKLEKPAAITNLEAIVEASDAVMVARGDLGVEFAPEDVPVIQRRIVRVARSRGRPVIVATQMLESMIENAAPTRAEASDVATAIYQGADAVMLSAETAVGRHPATAVAIMSRIIRATESAEDYRQSIAQFAGTEAEASAVDVVAATAQAMASAEGAGALALRTGAFDRLARFSRVRGPAPILYGSLDDRRLRQACLLWGVHPQRLNAGAAFWYRDLMEAAGLKGRVAYARWAGDEARFAWEVGVGKGEDGKPITGV, encoded by the coding sequence ATGACAGAGAAGCCTCTTTTGGGGGAAAACGCGAAGATTGTCGCAACGCTTGGCCCAGGCAGCCGTTCTCCGAAAGAGGTGGTGGCGCTGGCCTATGCCGGGGTCGACGTCTTTCGCCTGAACTTCAGCCATGGGGAGCACGCCGCCCATCTCGAAGCGCTTCAGGCCGTGCGTGCTGCAGAGGCAAAAACCGGCCGGCCGCTGGCCGTTCTGGCAGACCTGCAGGGGCCGAAAGTCCGCGTCGGAAAGTTTCCGGACGGAAGCCTGCGTCTCGGCTTCCGGAAAGATTACGACATCGTGGCGGCCGAAGAGAGCGCTGACGAGAACACGATCCCGGTGCCGCACGCGGAGATCGTTGGCATTCTTGAAGAAGGTGACACGATCCTCGTCGATGACGGGAAGCTGATCCTGACGGTGACCGAGGCGGGGAAGACGCCGAAGGTCCGGGCGGAAGTACCGGGCAAGCTTTCCGACAAGAAGGGCTTTACCGTGCGCGGGAAACCGCTCCCGGTTCGTGCACTGACTGACAAGGATCGGGCTGATCTGGATTTCGCTTTGGAGATCGGCGTCGACATCGTTGCGCTCTCTTTCGTGCAGAGCGTCTCTGACGTTGAAGAAGTGAAAGCCATCATTGCCGGGCGCGCGCCGCTTGTCTCCAAACTGGAAAAGCCGGCGGCGATCACAAATCTGGAAGCCATCGTCGAGGCATCCGACGCGGTCATGGTCGCGCGGGGTGACCTCGGGGTTGAGTTTGCACCGGAAGATGTGCCGGTTATCCAGCGCCGGATCGTGCGGGTGGCGCGCTCGCGCGGGCGTCCGGTCATCGTTGCGACGCAAATGTTGGAATCCATGATCGAGAATGCGGCGCCCACCCGGGCGGAAGCTTCCGATGTGGCAACAGCGATTTATCAGGGCGCCGATGCGGTGATGCTGTCGGCAGAGACGGCAGTCGGCCGGCACCCAGCGACCGCTGTGGCCATCATGTCCAGGATCATACGCGCAACGGAATCCGCAGAAGACTATCGCCAGTCAATTGCCCAGTTCGCCGGTACAGAGGCCGAAGCATCAGCTGTGGATGTCGTGGCCGCAACCGCTCAGGCGATGGCCTCTGCCGAGGGGGCGGGGGCGCTTGCGCTCAGAACCGGCGCGTTTGACCGGCTGGCCAGATTCTCCCGCGTGCGCGGTCCGGCACCGATCCTGTACGGTTCGCTGGATGACCGGCGGTTGCGGCAAGCCTGTCTGCTGTGGGGCGTGCATCCGCAGCGCCTCAACGCCGGTGCGGCTTTTTGGTATCGTGACCTGATGGAGGCTGCCGGCCTGAAGGGCCGTGTCGCCTATGCGCGCTGGGCCGGGGATGAGGCGCGCTTCGCCTGGGAAGTCGGTGTCGGCAAGGGCGAAGACGGAAAGCCGATCACTGGCGTATGA
- a CDS encoding TIGR02281 family clan AA aspartic protease, whose protein sequence is MYARHILPMLAAALLIAATAVFFIVPKTDAMYGTTPAAASLTNSAATDISTRPRANFDKAAIISREADGHYWTRADVQGTDVRFMVDTGASIIALTLHDAQRIGLNPSELEFDNEVRTAGGLTKGAYIVLDRVRIGRVEMEDVSAMVLKEGLEQSLLGMSFLGELYSYEFKGDTLIIRQ, encoded by the coding sequence ATGTACGCCCGACATATCTTGCCCATGCTCGCCGCCGCGCTTTTGATCGCTGCGACCGCGGTCTTTTTCATCGTCCCGAAAACGGACGCCATGTACGGCACAACACCGGCAGCCGCGTCGCTGACCAATTCTGCCGCCACGGACATCAGCACACGCCCAAGGGCAAACTTCGACAAGGCCGCGATCATCAGCCGTGAAGCGGACGGTCATTACTGGACCCGTGCAGATGTGCAGGGAACCGATGTCCGGTTCATGGTGGATACAGGCGCCAGCATCATCGCCCTGACACTTCACGATGCCCAGAGGATCGGCCTCAATCCGTCGGAGCTGGAATTTGACAATGAAGTGCGCACCGCCGGCGGCCTGACCAAAGGGGCTTACATAGTGCTGGACCGGGTGCGTATTGGCCGGGTCGAGATGGAAGACGTCAGCGCCATGGTGCTGAAAGAGGGATTGGAACAATCCCTGCTCGGCATGAGTTTCCTCGGCGAACTCTATTCCTATGAATTCAAAGGCGACACGCTGATCATACGCCAGTGA
- a CDS encoding DUF1289 domain-containing protein, with protein MSREPIKSPCIKVCAVDASTGWCLGCGRTLKEIGQWVAMGESGRESVLCELPERIGRLEALGKR; from the coding sequence ATGTCTCGCGAACCGATAAAGTCCCCATGTATCAAGGTATGCGCAGTTGACGCCTCAACAGGCTGGTGCCTAGGCTGCGGGCGCACATTGAAAGAAATTGGCCAATGGGTCGCCATGGGGGAATCTGGCCGCGAGAGCGTTCTATGCGAACTGCCTGAGCGGATCGGCAGACTGGAGGCTCTGGGGAAGCGCTGA
- a CDS encoding nicotinate-nucleotide--dimethylbenzimidazole phosphoribosyltransferase: MPEPVREGSPLADVRALIMSAPPPATEPGKQVREALLGMGREGDFGRLGEAAEWLANWQNRYPPRIEKPTLAIFAGSHGIVEEGVSMSSNSDTQAHVDALREGRAPLSAIATQAGASIRVFELALDKPTPSIAETAAMSEKECAATIAYGFEATEDHPDLLALAVAGAGVGTAAAAVACALYGGSPDYWVRPSSQTSATLARKRIDLVSRALTLHRGHLSDPLEALRCLGGRELAACVGAIIAARHQGIPVVLDGFATTIAAGVVHAIDPKAISHCLASHITRRPAHEAALERLGLKPLMQMEFQTGGGLGSASAIGLLKTACAPFIAEPAST, from the coding sequence GTGCCAGAACCTGTTCGCGAAGGCTCACCATTGGCGGATGTGCGTGCGCTCATCATGAGCGCGCCGCCCCCCGCGACAGAACCTGGCAAACAGGTCCGCGAAGCCCTGCTCGGAATGGGCCGGGAAGGGGATTTCGGGCGTCTTGGCGAGGCTGCAGAGTGGCTGGCGAATTGGCAGAACCGGTACCCGCCACGCATTGAAAAACCGACACTTGCCATTTTTGCCGGCTCTCACGGTATTGTCGAGGAAGGCGTTTCCATGTCTTCCAACAGCGATACGCAGGCCCATGTGGATGCGCTGAGGGAAGGGCGCGCGCCGCTTTCGGCCATCGCGACACAGGCGGGAGCTTCCATTCGGGTCTTTGAACTGGCTCTGGACAAGCCCACTCCGAGCATCGCCGAAACGGCTGCCATGTCTGAAAAAGAGTGCGCAGCGACCATCGCCTATGGTTTCGAGGCGACGGAAGACCATCCTGACCTGCTGGCGCTCGCTGTTGCGGGCGCGGGTGTAGGGACAGCTGCCGCGGCCGTTGCCTGCGCGCTTTATGGCGGGTCTCCGGACTATTGGGTCCGTCCCAGCAGCCAAACCTCAGCAACTCTCGCCCGAAAACGGATTGATCTCGTCAGCCGGGCGCTGACCCTGCACCGTGGTCACCTCTCGGACCCGCTTGAGGCCTTGCGGTGCCTCGGTGGGCGCGAACTTGCGGCGTGCGTCGGGGCCATCATCGCGGCGCGGCATCAGGGAATTCCTGTCGTTCTGGACGGCTTTGCAACAACGATTGCCGCGGGTGTGGTGCATGCCATCGATCCGAAAGCAATCAGCCATTGCCTGGCGTCGCACATCACGCGCCGGCCGGCACATGAGGCTGCGCTTGAGCGGCTGGGCCTGAAACCACTCATGCAGATGGAGTTCCAGACAGGGGGCGGCCTGGGATCGGCCTCGGCCATTGGCTTGCTGAAAACGGCCTGTGCGCCCTTCATCGCAGAGCCGGCATCGACCTGA
- a CDS encoding acyl-CoA dehydrogenase family protein: MNLEFTPEEIEFRKEVRAFIEENYPKELVGTGTREDLSREQFLAWHKILGKKGWSVPAWPEKYGGTGWTSTQKYIWGEENARMDAIMPLPFGVSMVGPVIYTFGNEEQKAKHLPGIRSGDVWWCQGYSEPGAGSDLASVKTTAVRDGDHYVINGQKTWTTLAQHADWGFFLCRTDPNAKAQEGISFILVDMKTPGIEVRPIKLIDGTHEVNETWLTDVRVPVENLVGEENKGWTYAKFLLAHERSGIAGVARSKRGIERLRDIATQETVDGTPLIETPEFARKISQLEIDLTALEFTELRTLASEAAGKGPGPESSILKVKGTEVQQRLTELTLEAVNHYGAPYAYGMEATGNGAGIGPDYADFAAETYFNMRKTSIYGGSNEIQRNIITKMILGL; this comes from the coding sequence ATGAATCTGGAGTTTACACCCGAAGAGATCGAATTCCGTAAGGAAGTTCGGGCCTTCATTGAAGAGAACTATCCCAAGGAGCTGGTTGGAACCGGCACACGCGAGGATCTGAGCCGCGAGCAATTCCTCGCCTGGCACAAAATCCTCGGCAAAAAAGGCTGGTCCGTCCCGGCATGGCCGGAGAAATACGGCGGCACAGGCTGGACCTCGACCCAGAAATATATCTGGGGTGAAGAGAATGCGCGCATGGATGCGATCATGCCGCTGCCGTTCGGCGTCTCGATGGTCGGCCCGGTGATCTACACGTTCGGCAATGAAGAACAAAAGGCAAAGCACCTGCCGGGCATTCGCTCGGGCGATGTTTGGTGGTGCCAGGGTTATTCGGAGCCGGGCGCAGGGTCTGACCTCGCAAGCGTTAAGACCACAGCCGTCCGCGATGGCGACCATTATGTCATCAATGGCCAGAAGACCTGGACCACGCTGGCCCAGCACGCCGATTGGGGCTTCTTCCTTTGCCGGACGGACCCCAACGCGAAAGCCCAGGAAGGCATTTCGTTCATCCTCGTCGATATGAAGACGCCGGGCATTGAAGTGCGCCCGATCAAGCTGATCGACGGCACGCATGAAGTGAACGAGACCTGGCTGACAGATGTCCGCGTTCCGGTCGAGAACCTCGTCGGCGAAGAGAACAAGGGCTGGACCTATGCCAAGTTCCTGCTCGCGCACGAACGTTCCGGTATCGCCGGCGTTGCCCGCTCCAAGCGCGGCATTGAACGCCTTCGTGACATCGCCACGCAGGAAACCGTTGACGGTACGCCTCTGATCGAAACGCCGGAATTTGCGCGCAAGATCAGCCAGCTTGAGATCGATCTGACCGCACTCGAATTCACCGAGCTTCGTACGCTCGCGTCCGAAGCGGCTGGCAAAGGGCCGGGACCTGAAAGTTCCATCCTGAAAGTGAAGGGTACCGAGGTGCAGCAGCGCCTGACGGAACTCACGCTGGAAGCGGTGAACCATTACGGTGCGCCGTATGCGTACGGCATGGAAGCCACTGGTAATGGCGCTGGCATCGGTCCGGACTATGCGGATTTTGCGGCCGAGACGTATTTCAACATGCGGAAGACGTCCATCTATGGCGGCTCCAACGAAATTCAGCGCAACATCATCACGAAAATGATCCTGGGCCTTTAA
- a CDS encoding acyl-CoA dehydrogenase family protein, translating into MDFNFTEEQGMLRDSLAKMIRDQYDFESRRKVVASAEGWRKDMWMQFAELGLMMAPFSEEDGGLGGGPIDAMVVMEEFGKGLVVEPYVPSVVCGGGFIKRGTDAQKEEYLTGIMSGETIFAFAYAEPRGRYNLADLETTAKKDGEGFVINGHKAVVIGAPWATHLIVTARTSGDRRDKNGVTVFVVEKSAPGITTRDYPTVDGRRASEVYFENVAVGAEAVIGEVDNGLPLIELVSDEAIAALCAEACGAMKVAHEMTVEYSRQRKQFGTPIGKFQVLQHRMVDMFMEYEQSVSMTYMATLKLGDDEVTRKKAASAAKVRIGQGGRFVGQQSIQIHGGMGMTDELAVGHYFKRLTMIDSEFGNVDHHLKRYTELSAADVPAAAE; encoded by the coding sequence ATGGATTTCAATTTCACTGAAGAACAGGGAATGCTTCGCGACAGCCTCGCGAAGATGATCCGCGACCAGTACGACTTCGAATCCCGCCGCAAGGTGGTGGCTTCGGCAGAAGGCTGGCGCAAGGACATGTGGATGCAGTTCGCCGAACTGGGCCTGATGATGGCACCGTTCAGCGAAGAAGACGGCGGCCTCGGCGGCGGTCCGATCGATGCCATGGTCGTCATGGAAGAGTTCGGCAAAGGCCTCGTTGTCGAGCCGTACGTGCCGAGCGTCGTGTGCGGCGGGGGCTTCATCAAGCGCGGCACCGACGCGCAGAAGGAAGAGTACCTCACCGGCATCATGTCGGGCGAGACGATCTTCGCCTTCGCGTATGCCGAGCCACGTGGCCGCTACAACCTGGCTGATCTCGAAACCACCGCCAAGAAAGACGGCGAAGGCTTCGTGATCAACGGGCACAAGGCTGTCGTCATCGGCGCGCCGTGGGCCACGCACCTTATCGTCACGGCACGGACCTCCGGCGACCGCCGCGACAAGAACGGCGTGACGGTCTTCGTTGTCGAGAAATCGGCACCGGGCATTACGACGCGTGACTACCCGACGGTCGATGGCCGCCGGGCGTCGGAAGTGTACTTCGAGAACGTCGCAGTAGGCGCAGAAGCCGTGATCGGTGAGGTTGACAACGGCCTGCCGTTGATCGAACTCGTCTCTGACGAAGCGATCGCAGCGCTTTGCGCCGAGGCCTGTGGCGCGATGAAAGTCGCCCATGAGATGACGGTCGAATACTCACGTCAGCGCAAGCAGTTTGGCACGCCGATCGGCAAGTTCCAGGTGCTGCAGCACCGCATGGTCGACATGTTCATGGAATATGAGCAGTCGGTTTCCATGACCTATATGGCGACACTGAAGCTGGGTGACGATGAAGTGACCCGCAAGAAAGCGGCTTCCGCTGCCAAGGTTCGCATCGGTCAGGGCGGCCGTTTCGTGGGCCAGCAGTCGATCCAGATCCATGGCGGCATGGGCATGACGGACGAACTGGCTGTCGGCCACTACTTCAAGCGCCTGACCATGATCGATTCCGAGTTCGGCAATGTCGATCATCATCTGAAGCGTTACACGGAACTCTCTGCTGCAGACGTTCCAGCGGCGGCTGAATAA
- a CDS encoding glycosyltransferase family 4 protein encodes MTDASKTLTLLVQRQLDAITTGNGAFLETFLRTAKAAGFRVRVVFAPWHAFGNRPFASVHPRLRALIDEIVWDGTIEAGGRYWSLSPRIWARFAIRLVHEVMRRAGLKVQWRNYFGRPMSPGEVRSVARAADRQPSDLTIAEYSSVGPVLDHLQQPTRKGVFVHDVLWMRAHRYREKGLAFDFYETSETEECDWVKSADFFVHASANEMAFFPPQFPEAHKVWLRPVPPEFGTLPADGKAEVVFLGTTHAGNVDALNHFLKDIWPIILNRQPDAVLKVAGSVGDAIEPSLKKSPNMTVLGRVEKLEDIGGSHAIGIAPTRLATGVSIKVAEYLMLGMPVVAYPLAMEGFGGRLDGMVETADTPATFADTIIRLLNDKEEREKLSDGAPARTREILSNQEVADFLTRQVSLKPA; translated from the coding sequence ATGACCGACGCCTCCAAGACACTGACTCTTCTGGTGCAGCGCCAGCTCGACGCCATTACCACTGGTAACGGGGCTTTCCTCGAAACCTTTCTGCGCACGGCGAAAGCGGCGGGTTTCCGCGTCCGGGTCGTCTTCGCGCCCTGGCACGCCTTCGGAAACCGTCCGTTTGCTTCGGTGCATCCGAGATTGCGCGCCCTGATCGATGAAATTGTCTGGGACGGCACAATTGAGGCTGGTGGACGCTACTGGTCATTGTCACCGCGCATCTGGGCCCGTTTCGCCATCCGCTTGGTACATGAGGTCATGCGACGTGCCGGCTTGAAGGTGCAATGGCGAAATTATTTCGGCCGGCCCATGTCGCCTGGCGAAGTGCGCTCCGTCGCGCGCGCTGCAGACCGTCAGCCCAGTGACCTGACAATAGCGGAATACAGCTCCGTTGGCCCTGTTCTGGATCACCTGCAGCAACCGACCCGCAAAGGTGTGTTCGTGCACGACGTGCTCTGGATGCGCGCCCACCGCTATCGCGAGAAAGGGCTCGCCTTCGATTTCTATGAAACCAGCGAAACCGAAGAGTGCGATTGGGTGAAATCGGCTGACTTTTTCGTCCACGCCTCGGCCAATGAAATGGCGTTTTTTCCGCCACAGTTTCCGGAGGCGCATAAGGTATGGCTGCGCCCCGTTCCGCCTGAATTCGGCACCCTGCCCGCCGATGGGAAAGCCGAAGTGGTATTTCTTGGGACCACGCATGCAGGGAACGTGGATGCGCTCAACCATTTCCTGAAGGACATCTGGCCCATCATTCTGAACCGCCAGCCTGACGCCGTGCTGAAAGTTGCCGGAAGCGTGGGGGACGCGATCGAACCGTCCCTCAAGAAATCTCCAAACATGACGGTTCTGGGACGGGTCGAAAAACTGGAAGACATCGGCGGCTCGCACGCCATCGGCATTGCACCGACGCGGCTTGCGACAGGGGTCAGCATCAAAGTTGCCGAATACCTGATGCTCGGCATGCCGGTCGTCGCCTACCCGTTGGCAATGGAGGGCTTCGGCGGCCGGCTCGATGGCATGGTCGAAACTGCCGACACGCCCGCCACGTTTGCGGACACCATAATCCGCCTGCTGAATGACAAGGAAGAACGCGAGAAACTCTCCGATGGCGCCCCGGCCCGCACGAGGGAAATCCTGTCGAACCAGGAAGTCGCAGATTTCCTCACCAGACAGGTATCCCTGAAACCTGCCTGA
- a CDS encoding PilZ domain-containing protein: MTAIAPRRSYQRHRTARKTRLRPNGYGTWIRASMVDWSAAGVSLTGPVEDVPLGPAILAVSPVDGTDDIHLSCLVVWQKEDKVGLKLLGPVNH, translated from the coding sequence ATGACTGCCATCGCCCCCCGCCGGAGTTACCAGCGGCATCGCACCGCTCGCAAAACCCGTTTGAGACCGAACGGCTACGGAACCTGGATACGCGCCTCGATGGTGGATTGGTCTGCTGCGGGAGTCAGCCTGACAGGGCCGGTTGAGGACGTCCCGCTTGGCCCCGCCATTCTGGCTGTTTCACCTGTGGACGGCACCGACGACATTCACCTCTCTTGTCTTGTCGTCTGGCAGAAAGAAGACAAAGTCGGGCTGAAATTGCTCGGGCCTGTAAACCATTGA
- a CDS encoding NAD(P)/FAD-dependent oxidoreductase, which translates to METEAIVIGAGAVGLACAAALARSGRETLVLESAEGIGTGTSARNSEVIHAGLYYPTGSLRHRMCVSGRRKLYHWLSERGVPHRKTGKLIVGTSDAQIPRMQALFEQGQRNDVEGLHFLTGAEAIALEPELTCKAAVLSEETGILDSHAYMLSLQGDLEDHGGTVVIGAPVNRVEILSDGRFRLDVGGAEPTSITTPILVNSAGLHAVQVARNMTGYASDLIPFFTLAKGNYFSCLTKPAFQRLIYPAPVEGGLGVHITLDLAGRMRFGPDVEWLGHDDPDRIDYQVDLCRADQFYEAVRKYWPGLPDNAIATDYSGCRPKLSAPGEPAADFRIDGPDLHGHPGLVHLFGIESPGLTSSLAIAAEVAGLLSERI; encoded by the coding sequence ATGGAAACCGAAGCCATCGTCATCGGGGCTGGCGCTGTCGGGCTGGCCTGCGCGGCAGCCCTTGCCCGATCCGGACGTGAAACACTCGTTCTTGAAAGCGCGGAAGGGATCGGCACAGGCACGTCGGCGCGAAACAGCGAAGTGATCCATGCAGGCCTCTACTACCCAACCGGTTCTCTGCGTCACCGGATGTGTGTCAGCGGCCGCCGGAAACTCTACCATTGGTTATCAGAACGCGGGGTGCCTCACCGGAAAACAGGCAAGCTGATCGTTGGAACATCGGACGCGCAGATCCCGCGCATGCAGGCGCTGTTCGAACAGGGCCAGCGCAACGATGTTGAAGGCCTGCATTTCCTCACGGGCGCAGAAGCCATTGCGCTGGAACCCGAGCTGACCTGCAAAGCGGCCGTATTGTCAGAAGAAACAGGCATTCTCGACAGCCACGCCTACATGCTTTCCCTGCAGGGAGACCTGGAAGACCATGGCGGTACCGTCGTCATCGGCGCGCCGGTCAACCGCGTCGAAATACTCTCGGATGGACGTTTCCGCCTCGATGTGGGCGGAGCAGAACCGACCAGCATCACCACCCCCATCCTGGTGAACAGCGCAGGCCTTCACGCCGTTCAGGTGGCCCGCAACATGACCGGCTACGCATCTGATCTCATTCCATTTTTTACGCTGGCAAAAGGGAATTACTTCAGCTGCCTCACCAAACCGGCATTTCAACGCCTGATTTATCCGGCGCCGGTCGAAGGCGGGCTCGGTGTGCATATCACCCTCGACCTTGCCGGACGCATGCGGTTCGGACCCGATGTGGAGTGGCTGGGCCACGACGATCCGGACAGGATAGATTACCAGGTCGACCTCTGCCGGGCGGATCAGTTCTATGAAGCCGTCCGCAAGTATTGGCCCGGTTTGCCGGATAACGCGATCGCAACAGACTATTCCGGATGCCGGCCAAAACTCTCCGCTCCGGGAGAGCCGGCAGCAGACTTCCGGATCGATGGGCCGGACCTCCACGGCCATCCCGGACTGGTGCACTTGTTCGGCATTGAGTCCCCTGGCCTGACCAGCTCCCTTGCCATCGCAGCCGAGGTGGCGGGCCTCCTTTCAGAACGCATCTGA
- a CDS encoding glycosyltransferase family 2 protein, which yields MTYDETKVAIIIPLYNDEANIARALESAVAQKAPEGIRFDVIVVDDGSRDSGPEIAEDYARRFENVTFVRMDQNGGPAAARNRALKETDAGWFTPFDSDDIMLPERVASLLAKAREGDLDIVADNLLISSTREPETVLRHLWPGKPEGDVPLTTELFVSRSYAAETERSELGFLKPLIRRRAVKCGAEPYQPDLRFGEDFELYARLLADGAKAVLTDPEGYLFVVRDGSASHRQGADDHRKLAMMGRAFLKRDGLAPAEREAFAGFTRYCEQEWAAWTAIEAIRAKRPSGLVRALTISGPASWHVARNLMRAFGGKISGKGHEAGKSA from the coding sequence ATGACGTATGACGAGACCAAGGTCGCGATCATAATTCCGCTCTATAATGACGAAGCGAATATTGCGCGTGCGCTCGAAAGTGCCGTCGCGCAGAAAGCGCCTGAAGGCATCCGTTTTGACGTGATCGTGGTCGATGACGGGTCACGGGATTCTGGTCCAGAGATCGCAGAGGATTATGCCCGCAGATTCGAAAACGTCACCTTCGTGCGTATGGATCAGAATGGCGGCCCGGCGGCGGCGCGGAACCGGGCGCTGAAAGAGACCGACGCGGGCTGGTTCACACCGTTCGACAGCGACGACATTATGCTGCCGGAAAGGGTCGCCAGCCTGCTTGCAAAAGCCCGGGAAGGCGATCTTGATATTGTCGCGGACAATCTGCTGATAAGTTCCACCCGGGAGCCGGAGACGGTGCTACGCCATCTCTGGCCGGGTAAGCCGGAGGGCGATGTCCCGCTGACCACGGAGCTTTTCGTCAGCCGGTCCTATGCGGCGGAGACCGAGCGGTCCGAGCTTGGCTTTCTGAAGCCGTTGATCCGCCGCCGCGCCGTCAAATGTGGGGCAGAGCCTTACCAGCCAGATCTCCGGTTCGGCGAAGACTTCGAACTCTATGCGCGCTTACTGGCGGATGGCGCGAAAGCGGTTCTGACAGACCCGGAAGGTTATCTGTTTGTTGTCCGTGACGGCTCGGCCTCGCACCGGCAAGGCGCCGACGATCACCGCAAGCTGGCCATGATGGGCCGGGCCTTCCTGAAGCGGGACGGGCTTGCGCCGGCCGAACGCGAAGCGTTTGCGGGATTTACGCGCTATTGCGAACAGGAATGGGCGGCCTGGACCGCTATTGAAGCTATTCGGGCAAAACGGCCTTCGGGCCTGGTCCGGGCGCTCACCATATCGGGGCCGGCAAGCTGGCACGTCGCGCGCAATCTGATGAGAGCGTTTGGCGGCAAGATTTCCGGCAAGGGGCACGAGGCAGGAAAATCGGCCTGA
- a CDS encoding outer membrane beta-barrel protein: MNHLKSLCLLTVAGSSLVAGTAAAQGQGADNYYSRNKYEAVKDRQQPAFDPEPIRLGTFLVDATGLVGVTYNSNVYAQNNNEESDVIVRIGGEVVGRTNWAVHEVGFDVSAYQNEYLDLSDESAPTFHAGLRGRLDVTRDFSLGARVFADKAVEQRYEPAGLGGLEKPIEYTVAGGEVSADYTNDRFRWNNAVGVTSYDYKDGRIIGTGAEADQDFRDRDNTYARTRLSYAISPDLAVYTQGTVHDEAYNSTQIVGGLPRKRDSEGYTVSAGVDFELQSLIRGDVAVGYLNEDKKDDYFADVDGLSLDARIQWFPSRLTTVTFLGSRRVSDTGVFTSPSALATTYRAEVDHELRRNLILSAHAGFTDYDYQEIDRTDEMSNIGVAAKYKMNKRLHVDLFARHLAWDSSGADVAFVPSYGINLIGVELRFHP, encoded by the coding sequence ATGAACCACCTGAAAAGTCTTTGTCTTCTTACGGTTGCCGGCAGCAGCCTCGTTGCCGGAACCGCTGCCGCGCAAGGGCAGGGCGCCGACAATTATTACAGCAGAAACAAGTATGAAGCGGTCAAAGACCGCCAGCAGCCGGCATTCGATCCGGAGCCCATTCGACTGGGGACTTTCCTTGTCGACGCGACCGGCCTGGTTGGTGTGACCTACAATTCCAACGTCTACGCTCAGAACAACAACGAGGAATCCGATGTGATCGTCCGGATCGGCGGCGAAGTTGTCGGGCGGACGAACTGGGCGGTTCACGAAGTTGGCTTCGACGTGTCTGCCTATCAGAACGAATATCTGGACCTGTCCGATGAGTCGGCGCCGACGTTTCATGCCGGTCTTCGCGGCCGCCTGGATGTGACCCGCGACTTCTCGCTGGGCGCTCGTGTGTTCGCCGACAAAGCTGTGGAACAGCGCTATGAGCCGGCCGGCCTTGGCGGCCTGGAAAAGCCGATCGAGTACACGGTGGCGGGCGGCGAAGTGAGCGCCGACTACACCAATGACCGGTTCCGCTGGAATAACGCGGTCGGTGTGACGTCCTATGACTATAAAGACGGCCGGATCATCGGCACGGGCGCGGAAGCCGATCAAGATTTCCGTGACCGCGATAACACCTACGCCCGGACCCGTCTGTCCTACGCCATTTCACCGGATCTGGCGGTCTACACGCAGGGCACGGTTCACGACGAAGCCTACAACTCGACGCAAATCGTCGGCGGTTTGCCGCGCAAGCGTGACTCCGAAGGCTACACGGTTTCAGCCGGTGTCGATTTTGAGCTTCAGTCCCTGATCCGCGGTGATGTGGCGGTCGGCTATCTCAACGAAGACAAGAAGGACGACTATTTCGCGGACGTCGATGGCCTGTCACTTGATGCCCGCATCCAGTGGTTCCCGTCGCGCCTGACCACGGTTACCTTCCTCGGCAGCCGCCGGGTTTCGGACACTGGCGTCTTCACGTCGCCGAGCGCCCTGGCCACGACCTATCGCGCCGAAGTCGATCACGAGCTTCGCCGGAACCTTATCCTGTCCGCTCATGCCGGGTTCACCGACTATGACTATCAGGAAATCGACCGGACCGACGAGATGTCGAACATCGGTGTGGCCGCGAAGTACAAGATGAACAAGCGCCTGCACGTTGATCTCTTCGCGCGGCACCTGGCCTGGGACTCCAGCGGTGCCGACGTGGCGTTTGTCCCGTCTTACGGAATCAATCTGATCGGGGTGGAGCTTCGCTTCCATCCCTAA